Genomic segment of Syntrophales bacterium:
GATAGACAGGCATCCGCATCTCAAGCATGTTTGCAGTTTCTTTATAAAGATCATCTTTTGAAAGGGAAGGTCTCTGTTCATCACTGATCTTATCCTTCTCCATCCTCTCAATTATTGTCCTGACATCGGCGGTAAGCCAGATAAAAACCCCTTTTTTTCTAAGGACATTCAGGTTTTCCTCATCCATAACCGCCCCTCCGCCTGTGGCTATTACACTCTCCCTGACAGAAGAAAGTCCTCTGATAATCTTTTTTTCTTCCTCGCGGAAAGATCCCCATCCCCCTTCTTCAACTATTTCTTTGATGACCCTGCCGGTTCGTTTTTGTATAAGCTCATCAGTATCATAGAAGGGTATGTTCAAAGTGTCCGCAAGTTTTCTTCCTACAGTTGATTTTCCCGTACCACGGTAACCTATCAAAATAATGTTCACAGCTAACCTGAGCGCCTAAGACTCTGTCGGACGAGACGCCCGACCCACCATGAAGGGTAGGACAGGCGTCTCGCCTGTCCATAAGAATAAAAATGAATGCAACTTGATACAATACATTCCTACATCAGAAAATATCCGCTACTACTTTACAGGAATTCATAGTGCCACTCAACATGTTTTGCATCCTTCTCAAGATAAAGTTTGCTATTTTCAAAATTAGTGAATAGTATGCAGTGCAATCGAAA
This window contains:
- a CDS encoding shikimate kinase; this encodes MNIILIGYRGTGKSTVGRKLADTLNIPFYDTDELIQKRTGRVIKEIVEEGGWGSFREEEKKIIRGLSSVRESVIATGGGAVMDEENLNVLRKKGVFIWLTADVRTIIERMEKDKISDEQRPSLSKDDLYKETANMLEMRMPVYRQLADFTVDTSEKDIDVVADEVCLFSSEFKFQSSKFPTQNSEPRTQNSEPRTRNSKLRR